A window of Oryza glaberrima chromosome 2, OglaRS2, whole genome shotgun sequence genomic DNA:
CGAGCCCCATTGAGACAAAGTATTTATAGAATAATTTTGtagaatataaattttataggatttttttctatCTAGATAACACTTTAAAATATAGGATTAGACCCAATTTAATTTGTTGAcaaaataagacggatggtcaaacgttgaaaaaaaaaccacaactgtatttaaaatgggatggatgaAGTACATCCTTTACAGATGaattattaattatatttatgATTATTGACTTTTTAACAGAGTTTTCTGACTTAATTTGAGAAACATCAATCCGTACTTGCATACGTACATCAGTACATGCATGTACGTATAGCAGCCTAGCGGGATTGACCCGAAATTGAGGTGCTTGGTGAGCTCAAGTAGCATACGTACTGGAGTGTTGACTACGTGATTATACTATTCATCACCAGtgattttttaattatatatttagtttAGTATGAACGAAATTAAGTTGTGTGGTATATCTATGATGCACAATACTTTGATGATATGGAATGTTTcagtttatattttaattaaaaagattCAAGTTCAAAGATAAATAGTGGAAACTACATATCTAGAGATAGGTGGTAGCTAGATAGTTAATTGCATTTCAATAAAACTCCATCGAACCCTGTTAGAGCATGGCCAACTGCAATCCAAAACTGTGTTCCATTCAAATTTCATTTTAATCTCTAAGGATTCAAACATATACTTCTCTCCGGGAGATATCCTAAACTTAACtttctataataataataataataataataataataataataataataataataataataataataataataataacgcCAGTTATGTTTTCAAAATTAAAGTTGTGTATATATAATCACAATTCGTTCATCCACATGCAATTAAATTGACGGTTAATTTGAACATATATTGGACTGCACAGCGTTAATTAATTCAGTCGTTCGATCGAGTTCGTTGATCAATTTGCAGCACGCAGTCTGCGAATGCAAACACGTAAGCAAACATGGACATATTTGGTCAGTTGATCAATCGAtcgaccatatatatatatcgtttTCAATCAACGTGCACGTGCTACGCAGCCCTCGTTGATTAATTATCACTCCTAATAACTGTATAATTTTGGGCGATTATTAACGTTAATCCCTACCTGATAATCATACGTACACACATTGATTTGATTGTCAGTTAATTATAATTAGTCCGTAGCTAGGGCGACGTCTTCCAACCCCACCAACAGTAAACACCCTGCTAGCCACGGTgattttatatattaattatttcacaTTTTCACTGCGTACTGTAAAGTATAGtcaaaagtattttaaactTGGACTAATAATATGGCTACAATTTGtgctaaaaaatatatggttaCAATTAATTGGTGTTCCACATATGGAAGAGTAATTctattttaacatatataatagaaatTATATTGTTACTCTAGTTTAGCGGTCTTAActcaaaaattgtatttctttatAAATAAAAGTACATCGTAGACCTGTACATATACcagttttatttttcaaaacagGAGAAGCAATTCAGCAATAATGTTGTGTACTTGACGCTTGAAATGTTTATTAGCCGttgtaaaattaaataaaacttAAACTGTTGCGaggatatatataattttctataaaaaaaatactattatgcTCATAATAATTACTAGTGCTTAGTTCCACTAGGTTGTAAAGTTAGTCAGACAACATCTTATTACACACCATGCAAGAAGatgtactcccttcatttcaaaatattttgtttctttaCACGACAAAGCTTTGGCCAACTATTGCTCTACTATACTATTATTATGATATAATTAACATGAAATTTAAGGTACTCACTCCTTCCACTCTAAAATAAGTTCATCTTTGGCATTGGGTATTCAAAATAAggtggaggaaaaaaaactaaaatgttGTTCATATTAGCGAAAGTAGTATTGACGTGTTGGTAGGTAAGGAGTAGATAAAAGTTAGCGAAGGAACAAAACTTATTGATTTATGATTTGCGAATCAAGAGTAAGGAAGGAGATAATAGGGGAACTTATTCTAAAAGAAAGGGTATAGGCATAAAGcctagaaataaaattattttaggacTGAGGAGtagttataattattttttaataacacAAATAATATCTTGatagaatatatataatatttatcaATTATCAGCGCCTTTTCtaagaaaacaaaatacatcttctattttgggacggagggccATATTGTTATTCCCTCCATCAAAAAATATTaagcatatttttttagtttttaaataatatgatcatatttatattatctaagacttaaataaatatattatctttTCGTTTTGTAATGCTAGATTAAATCCTTGAACAGACCATACCAACTACTCCATATGTTCcatattgatcatcatataaattTTTTCACCAAAATTAAGGAAAACTTAAAAACTTAACTTCCTTGTATTTTATCTAATGTGCGTATGTGgtagagaaaattaaaaaaaaagcttttaaCTCCCCATGCACAAGAAATATGTGCTTTATTGTACTACCCTGAATGCTTGcatatatgtactccctccaattttattttaattgacgtttttggacaatgacacggtctacaataTATATCtttaaccttatttttctattataatatatacaataaataaatgcatgtttactttaattatagtgttttgaaagacaaatctatatatgttgttctagtttctttaaactaaatatttttaaagttatcgatggtcaaaattataaaagtttggTCTCAGCCTTATCTAAAACGTGaattattatagaaccggagggagtatagatgTAGTAACATTGCACATCAAACGAAGGGGCCATGGATCAAGGTTATATGGTGATCAATTTGGAATTTTTGACTTTTCATTGTATGATGATTAATATGAAAACGATAAAAATATCTTAATACTCGTTGGTGGCATACATGcattgctagtttttttttattgatcttTGATGACAAAACAAATACGTATGACACTTTAGCACCTTTGTTTCATAAAAACCTAAGCTTTTTGgtactagattgattttttatgggctGGAGGGGTACACTTTTGGATAGAGGGAGGGAGTGAGCAAACATGAGCCAACAGTTAGCGATGTTGTTGGTGTGCAGGGAGCGAGCAAACATGAGCCAACGCATTGCGAAAGCCAATAAAATTGGTCAGTTTCAAATTCATTAATTGTCACCCAAGTTTAGCTAGCATATCTAGATCTTGACCAAAATCAGACTTGTCTACACAGTCCTACACCTGTGGCTGTGCCGCTTCGGTTTCCTGTCTCCCAGTCCAACCACCCCATTAATCCACCTAATTAACCAAATTAATTACTGATAATCACTGCTAGTATTACCGCATAAACCTCCACTGTTAAGTTACTTAACCTAATTGTCCCCTTTAATCCACACACGTAACCGCAAGCGACCACGTCGATCCATCGATTGGCTTCGCGCGCCATATAAATTTGCTTCAATTCACCGGAGAAGCCATCAAACCAACCACCATTGGCGCCatgtcgagctcgagcttgacgACGACCAGCAGCATGGACtccgtcgtcgacggcggcctcGACACGCGCCTCTCTCTCGCCGTCGGCTGCTgcccgccgcggaggaggccggTGTTGCTGTTCGGTGAGGTGCtcccgtcgccggagaagaaggtggcggcggcggcggtggtggctgctGGGAAGCGAGGCCGAGAGCAGAGGGGTGAGGCTGAGGCTGAAGCTACGACGacgaggcagcggcggagctGCAAGAAGggcaggagggggaggggagacgacgatgacgacgacggtgatCGCCGGagcccgagcggcggcggcggtgacgaggaAGGCGCGAGCAGGAAGAAGCTCCGGCTCACCGGCGAGCAGGCCACGCTTCTCGAGGACAGCTTCCGCGCCCACAACATCCTCTCCCATGTAAGTCACAAAATTACTCCAAATCCACGCGATCCAAATTCAATATATTCATACATGCAGATTTTATCTtagtttttattataaaaaccTTTTCAAGTTCGTAAtaactaaaactcaattaatcttGCGCTAATAGTTTTCTCATTTTGTATGTGTGCTGACTTTATCTTCATTTTAATCTATTTCAAACGCCACCATAGAACATTAGAACAGACAAATTATTGCACATGGTTTCGTGAAAAGGATGTTTGTTTCATCCGAAATTTTGATCAGAAATGTGATTGAATTTTGGAATCAAATTCAAACAGGCGGAGAAGCAGGAGCTGGCGGGGAAGCTGGGGCTGAGCGCGAGGCAGGTGGAGGTGTGGTTCCAGAACAGGAGGGCGAGGACGAAGCTGAAGCAGACGGAGGCCGACTGCGACCTGCTCCGCCGCTGGTgcgaccacctcgccgccgacaacgcccgcctccgccgcgacctcgccgagctgcgccgctcctcctcctcgccgccggtgtCCGGCCTCGCCGTGGCCACGCCCGTCGTCTGCCCCTCCTGCGCCCACGACGACAAGCGCCGCCtcgccttcgccaccgccgccgccgccgccggcgacatggCCAGTAACTGATCGAGCTGGGCTCCTGCTTGCCGGCCATCACAAAcactgtttaattaattaattagacacGAACAATTATTTATATTAAGGTTGATTTTGCTAGTACtagtttagctagctagctagctagctaccacgGGCTTAATAATTCGTTTGGATTATTGGGAAAATTTTATACTCTTCATCAATTAGGAACATGATTAATTTTGCATTTTTACTGACCAATacatatgtttatatatatatatatatatatatatatatatatatatatgatcagatatgtatgtatgtatgtatgtatgcatgtatatatacacacatacatatttGGTACAATCAGTAAGTTGATTTTTCTGTCACTCATGTGCTTGATTAttgtttctatattttttttcatgcgaaTCTCATATTTAATTCCATGAAGAGATGCATCTTCTCTGAATTCGTTTAGATCGGATTGAACAGAAAAGCTATCTCAAGAGTTTAGCTTTGAGAGTTGGAAAGGAAATAGGGCGGTGGGTAAGGCCTATTTCAGACCGAAAGGCGGGTCTGGATTAATGAGGGAAGACTCATGTGTTGAGTATCAAACAAAagatcacaatttttttatcagTCGCAACAGTTTCATATTCAGAGtctcaggtggtgtttggatccagggacttaactttagtccatgtatttagacactaatttagagtattaaatatagactacttataaaactaattacataaatgaaaactaattcacgagacaaattttttaagcctaattaatctataattagagaatgtttactgtagcatcacataagctaatcatggattaaataggctcaatagattcgtttcgtgaattagtccaatattatagatgggttttattaatagtctacgtttaatacttataattagtgtccaaacatccgatgtaataGGAACTTAAaatttagtcccatctaaacagggtctgaaGGCTCGTTAGGAAATAGCACATGCGGAGGATTTCTTCAACTCGGTAGCCTTTGCATTCACTTCCATCAGTTAAACCAAGTTTGTTATAAGCCAAAAtggagaaaaataattatatgttATCTGTTACTACAAACATTATTAATAATCAATAACCACTAATTAAATGAATAGGAGAGGAGGGCAAATACACTGCATACAAGCATACAATTCACAAGCTTAGTATAGATATGTTTGGGCCATTTTGGAGGCCATGTGTATGGTTGAACAGAAAGCCCAAACAACACCAGCTAGGCCCTATTTGCACAAAAACAGCAGTAATGATTATGAATtcaaaaaccaaaacaaaagaaaatgtttcaaaaaCCTTCAGGAGGCAAAATTCCCAAACCTCCATGAATCAAACATCCATCCCCTGCTCTCCATGTGCTACTCTGAAATAACATTTCTCAGctacccaaaaaaaatcatgcgtTCCAAATATTGTTTGTACTGCATAAAAGATGAAATCCTTCCAACTTTTCAAGAGAGATTGGATGGAACAAGCAAGTGAAACAAGTGATGGATTGGATGCTCTGTTTTTCATCCAACCAACTGATGAAGAATCCTTCCTCTTGTGGAGTCAGAAAAACACCCTCGCAGCGAAAAGGCGATGGAGAATCTGATCGAATCAGACACAGTTCTTGTTATTGGCCCTGACCAGAAAACAAAAGCAAGAAACCAAACTACACGGACAGAATATCCAAAGCTGAAGTGATCATGATCATGCATGAATCATACTGGAGGACATAAAACAGAAATCTTTTTCACCagcaatatatacatatatatatatgatatagtAGCATTGTGGTAGCTTCAGATGATCATTCATGGTGAGCAAAACAAGAGAAGAAAGCCGAGGATTATTACTGATAATCATACTATGTGTCAGCTACTGCTATTTAGTACTTCCTCcgctctaaaatataagcatttatgcgtgtttttcaaaatgaataGGCGGAGAAATGTTcggaaatattttaaaaaacacggagaaatgcttatattttgaaacgcgGGTATTACTTACTACTGATGAAGTGTCAGTAATTACTGCTAATATAATATGCAGCAGTGATGCAAGAGATTGATAGAGATTAGGAaatggtcgtcgtcgtctttgatgttcttctcctttcttggccgccatggctggcaatggcaatggcgtgAGAGCTCGCTTTGATTTGGCTGTACACGCGCCGCGCGCTCATCGGTTGTGAAGAGGGTTGGAGCCGGTGGGGACGACcctctcgtcggcggcggcggcggcgggcggcgaccaCCCgcagcccgcggcggcggggccggtggcgccgcctctACTGCTCCTCTGCTTCTTGCaccgggaggcggaggcggcggcggcggcgaaggccgcggtggaggaggcgacgacgacgcggcctcCACCGGTGtgcgccatgccgccgccgccgataggcacgccgcgcgccgcggcggcggcgagcagcacgAGCGCCAGGCACGCCGCCGGGAGGGAGtacttccaccgccgccgccacctcatgGCACGGCCACGTCGCCACATCGCGCTCGCGCCAATGCCAAGCCGGGGCAAGCAAGCGCACGCGCGAACGacagacgccggcggcgccggcggcgagaggcgagCCGGCAACGGCGTGGCTCCGACGAGCTTGACGCGTAGCGAAGTAGCGAAGCTGCAGAAGGAGAGGAAACGAGAGAAGCAGAGAAGAAACAACTTTGGCTTGCAAAACCCGTTTATATGGAGTACCTCTTTGTCACAATATTTGGCGCTTAAAATAATATACTCGtccaaacttttaaaattttgactaattaGAGAGCAGTACatgatttgatttatttttaaggtGGGCGAATAATAAATTATGTTTGTTacttgagtaaatttcacgaaACTACATAGTTAAAACGTcgtattacaaaactacagatttaatacaagacttttcaaaaaaactacagatttaaggccAAGCATAAAAAAGATAGATTTGATACTcgaattatcacaaaactacatatgttAAGGTGTAAATTTCTACCACTACTATTTTGTCAGAGTTATAAATGTTGTAGTTTTGTAGTTAACTTGGTGCaaaacatatagttttgtgatatttttattACTAAAAATGTAATTTTATGATACTCCATCTTAAATACGTAGTTTTTCGATAAATTTAGtcctaaatatgtagttttgtgatacatcgtcttaaatatttatttttatgttacATCGTgttaaaatctatagttttgtgatagcttgagtacatgtagttttgtgaatttTACTCTTGTTATTTTGTATTAGTGAAATGTCTGTACGTTAGATATTTGTTTCGTGAAACAATATAGTACCACATGTGACAAACTAACATTAAGTCATGACATCtcttgaattatttttttagaaaaaaaaaacattagccCTCCTTTGGAATAGAGAAATTTTGTAAACAAATTTGAGGAAATGAAGGTGTGAAAATATTCATGTGTTCAAAATGAACCCTTATGCCCTGTTTGGCTAATGGGTTAAGGAAATGATTTTCCACCCACCAAAGAGTGTGTCTTTTAAATCCTAGCCATCCATTATCCCTCTCTTATTTCATCCTAACCCTTCACCCATTTTCCTACCTCAATTCCACTCCTCtccccattatccaaacacactgTTAATATTGACTATTTTGTTGATACCAAATGTGGAGTGTATGGACCATCCTACTAAGAAAAAGATGATGGGAAATTTAGGCCCAATATGTAATTTTCTGAATATTGGAATCCATTACACTTGACCAATAAAAGCATTGATTTTGTGATCAGAGAGCTAGAACAGGAGGTGCATAAAAGAGGGGGTCAAAGAGGGACTCCTAGGATTAACAGTAGGAAAAGCTGCAAGGCCAGCCCCATCCCTTTGATGCAGCACTGCCACCAAACCACATTGATGAGCCTTCAATCACCTATATGCCTCAGAGAACACTGAGAAGACTAGAGAGAAAACCACAGCAAATGGGGAGAGACCTACTTAAAGCAAAGGTGTAGACCATTGAGGCCCTTgtgatggaatggaatggaatggaaatGTACATCATGGGTTGTGTTGTGCACTTGTGCCTCACCCTTCCAGTGCTCATCCAGTGCTATATGTATCCATGACATTTGTTACAATGTGCCCATTCTCATTTCATACACCAATTTGCTAGGTTCCTCTCTTTGGGGGCCAATGTGTGTACTTCTTGTATTATCCTAATTGTATGTGTAGTTTACACTAAGGTACTTTTCTGGAAGATTGTACTTAAGCCCACCCAAAAAGAGAACCATGGAACTAGAAGATCTCATGCTTTGTCATTGACTCATTGCTCTTCACTTTGGTCgaaaaaaaatggtttcatACCAGCAGAAGATCGAAAGTTTGATTGTGTATATGCCACCGAACTTTTTCGGTACTGTTTGATGATCTTGGAAAAATGCGTTAATGCTTTTTCTTTACAATAAAGGAAGCTTTATTGATATAAAACAATTAAATCAAGATGATACAATAATCTTAGAACCACTTTTGACTTATGCATATCTAGAatacatataatctaaaatgTTTCTGGTAAACATAATGGACACACTAATGACTATCTATCCGTAGACTAAATCAGCACGTATATACCTAGGTAAAAAAAGTTTCCTAACCACCTAGTCCAAATTTGACAGCCCACATAAACTAAATCATGTGATTCTGTGAATAACCAAGtagataattatttttcttcttgtaAAAAATCACAATATTTCTGCTTAGCCATAAAGACTAACAATGTAGCAATGCACAATGATTGTCTTAGGTAGCACATCAAACAAAAATGATCCTTTTCTTAATTCTTCAAAATTCATGGGTAATAAAAACAATGAAAGGAGATGGAAAGTACACAACTCCATATGGCTTTCCATGCTCATTATCCTCTATATCAAACAAATGACCCTTTTCAATTCTTCAAAATTCATGGCCAATAAAAACAAGGAAAGGAGATGGTAAAGTACACAACTCCATGGCTTTTCATGCTCACTATCCTTACAGGAGGATTAGACATGTCCCTTTTTTCCACCAGAAGGAAATAATTGATATGTTCTCCAGCTTTGGTGGTAGTAGGGCTTTCGGTTCTGTCACGTTGCCATCACTGTTGATGCCATCACCTTGGTACGTGCTGAGTTATATGCTTCATTCAATGCAAAGCGTAGCTTGTACATGCCGGCCGTACTGTGGCCCATCAGGTAGAGCCAGGCAGGCCACAGGACAAAGATTTGTTCAATGATTCCATCAACATCAACATCAATGCttacaattgtttttttaaaaaaaacaattggcTTGATCAGACCAGAATGATCTTTGAAGTGATGTCTTTCTCAATtgctttggttttttttgacaTGAGTGTTAATCTTGATGCCTATTGCAGTAGTTTAGTACTATCTGTTTACCCATCGTTTTACCAAGAGCTGACTATAACCcataataatatttattagcaaacaaaaaaaattataggtaaaactttgaTGTATGTTTTTAACGATTTGAAGGCCAGTGCTAAACAATAAGCTATGGTGACAAaacattaaaatttaattttggatgCAGCTGATAAGCTGTAGAACGATGAAGCTGGAATTCAAATGTAGGGGCTGTAAATGGAGCTTGTTATTGTATAGTTTCGTCTAATTTGCTTAATGATGACAGATTGTTCAGGAAGAGATTTAGGCAGCGTTCGAGAGGGTGAGGGagtgagtttgtttgtttcgctttccgcgcgcacgtttcccaaactactaaacggtgcatttttttgtaaaaatttcctataggaaagttgctttaaaaaatcatattaatccatttttgaaatttaaaatagttaatactcaattaatcatgagctaatagctcacctcgttttgcgtatcctTCTAAtatcctcaatccccttctcctcaaataCACCCTTAGTACTCGTTCTTGGCCATTTCATGTTGCACACagctagtactacctccgtcccattataagtgcagccatgatttttcGCGCCCAattttgaccgtccgtcttatttgaaaattttttgaaaaaaaattaaaaacataagtcatgagtaaagtactatccatattttatcatctcataacaataaaaatattaattataaaatttttttaaataagatgaacgatcaaagttggacgtggaaacttatggttgcacttataatgggacagagggagtaagagGATGCAtttccccaaaaaaaagaaaacagcattTGAATATGAGGTTATCAGATTAGTGACGCACATGATCAGATGTTGCCATTCCCATACCTAAAAGTTTGGTTTCTTGATAACTGGCTTTGATGTCGACTGTCACCGGAAGATTTGTGGAAGTTAGTGAAATTGctgctgcttctctctctctatctctctttaAGGTGCTCCTGTGTGTAACTTGGTTGGTTCGTTGCATAGCCATTGTCCCGGCGCGATTAATAGAGAGGCTGACGGATCAGTGTGCCGGAGACGCAAAGCCTGGTAAATTGTCTCCAAGTACTAGTGGCTGGCTTGCTGCTACTGCTTCagttcttctcctctcttttttttcttcctgagACATTGTAGTAATGGTACTGTTCATCTTGATGTTCTGATAGAACGGTTCGATGATCCTCCAGTACTCTGCCTGCAGTGAGAGTGTGAGGTGAGTGATATGATTCAGGAACgacaaaggaagaaaagaaaaggatgcaATCAGCAGAGCAAAGCTGGTACAGGATGGATGCAGCCATGAAAGGACATGTATGAAGTAATATAGTGGTGAAACCCTACTTCATCTATTGCAGTTTATGGCTCTTTTGAATGCAGAAATTTCATCTATTGGAGTAGTATTTTCATAGGAGTCAGttcaattttcaaaaaaattgtaacTATATTCTTCTGTACCGAATAGCTGAATAGATGAAAAATGTAATAATTATTCGAGGATATAAGcgaatgaattaactattatagAGTTGAAAATAGATTTAAATCAATACTTTAAGAAACTCATATATAAAAAGTTCTTATAAAAATAGCATCGTTTAGAAGGTCAGAAAGCATATGCCCCTCTATCCATTCATATATGCACTGAAAAAGAACACACTAGTCAGGCTATTACTCTTCATAACTATACAATAACAACACCAGGAAATAAGTCTAGACAAATATAGATGATTCTTAGAATGCTTCAGGCCGAATAAAAATATTAAGTGATTTTTAGAATGCTTCAGGCCGAATAAAAACAAGAGACATACAGTGTTGCTACATGAATGAAACCTGTAGCCAGGGACTGCTATATACTGTCTCTGTAGCAGTATAAATAGCACACGAGTATTATTTGTAGTTGTACTGGCAATGCCAGAGCAGCATCAGCATGAGAGTATTGCGTGCTGCCATAGACGCATGCAGGAGCAGGAGCTGTTCGATAAGCAGTGACACTGTGACAGTTAAGAGTGAGAGTGCTTCATTCAGTTCTCCCAACAGCAATGCAGGCCGGACACCGGACATGCAATACAGTAACACACTAACACCAGAGTATCTCACCTCTACCAACTGCCTCACTGTTGTTGTAGCAGCATCAACTGTAATTTCATAGCAATAACGGTTCAGATTTCAGAAGGCATGGTAAGATATACAACGGAAACACATTGGTTACTGCTTAAAATACTCCCcctctcaaaattttgatagagATGCTACTCGTTCAATATTGCCTCCAGGTTACATTTTACAACATAACATGTCAACACCCTTGAGAGATGTCAAGCCCCTCTCCGTGTGGTGGTTAATGCTATCAAACAACAATATATTGCATACGAAGCAGCAGCACTAACAACCATGCAATGAGGTAGTATCAGGAGATCTTTCTTCAAGATGGCTACGGAGGAGCTTCAGCTTGTGCTTATAATGTTGTATCTTAGGTGCCATAAAACAATAGCAACATACGAATTTCTCCTAGAACAATCATATTTCTCCTCTGTAGCCTCCACCGCCATAGTAATCTCTTCTAGAGCCCGCGATCGCCATGGACTTCTGGTGCTCCAGCTTTGGACAGTCGGTAACACGATGGCCAAGACCACCACAGTATGCACATCCCTTAACACCGCTCTCCTTGGCCATGGTTTCCTCATCTTCCAATGGGTCATTGAGCTCAGCCAACACAGGCGGTATTCTTTGCTTAGCTTCCTTAAGCAAGTGCTTAAGGTCAAGAAGGGTAGTCTCCGTTTGATTCTTGTTTATGAAGGTTGTTGCTATTCCAGTTTTCCCACATCGACCAGTTCGACCAATCCGGTGAACATAGTTTTCTATTTCAGCAGGCATATCATAGTTAATCACATGCTGGATATCAGGGAAATCAAGACCTTTCGAGGCAACATCAGTAGCCACCAAAACATCCTTCTTTCCATTCTTGAAGAACTCGATTGCATTCTCTCTTTCCTCTTGATCCTTTCCTCCATGGATTGCAACAGCCTCTACACCCTTCAGAAGAAGATACTCATGGATATAGTCGACATCAGCTTTGTTTTCACAAAAGACAAGAACTGGAGGTGGAGTCTTCTGGAGGCATTCCAGGAGATATATAATTCTGGCATCCTCCTTGACATACTCAACTTCTTGGATGACATCCAGATTTGCCGCACCAGCTCTACCAACATTCACAATAACAGGTTTCACAAGGGCACTCTTCGCAAAGTTTTGAATCTTCTTCGGCATAGTGGCAGAAAATAGAAGTGTCTGCCTTTGTGCCTTGAAATGGTCAAAAACCTCACGGATATCATCCTCAAACCCAAGATCGACAAGCCTATCAGCTTCATCCAAGGTCAAGTACCTGTACAAATCATAAAAGGGCGTTAAGCAAACTGTAAAGCACGTGTTCCTAACATTAAGATATCCTCTAGTCCAACACAATGTTTTTCGAACAAAACAGAATCTGAAACGATAACAGGCAGTACTGGGACATATTATTATATGCT
This region includes:
- the LOC127764331 gene encoding putative homeobox-leucine zipper protein HOX26; its protein translation is MSSSSLTTTSSMDSVVDGGLDTRLSLAVGCCPPRRRPVLLFGEVLPSPEKKVAAAAVVAAGKRGREQRGEAEAEATTTRQRRSCKKGRRGRGDDDDDDGDRRSPSGGGGDEEGASRKKLRLTGEQATLLEDSFRAHNILSHAEKQELAGKLGLSARQVEVWFQNRRARTKLKQTEADCDLLRRWCDHLAADNARLRRDLAELRRSSSSPPVSGLAVATPVVCPSCAHDDKRRLAFATAAAAAGDMASN
- the LOC127764095 gene encoding uncharacterized protein LOC127764095, with translation MSTGRVRHKCTTQPMIFATSLRVKLVGATPLPARLSPPAPPASVVRACACLPRLGIGASAMWRRGRAMRWRRRWKYSLPAACLALVLLAAAAARGVPIGGGGMAHTGGGRVVVASSTAAFAAAAASASRCKKQRSSRGGATGPAAAGCGWSPPAAAAADERVVPTGSNPLHNR